The proteins below come from a single Acidobacteriota bacterium genomic window:
- a CDS encoding fumarate reductase/succinate dehydrogenase flavoprotein subunit encodes MPEYQIYEHDVLVIGAGGAGLRAAIAASAAGVSVGIVTKSLLGKAHTVMAEGGIAAALANVDERDNWKVHFADTMRGGQYLNDPRMAQIHAQEAPDCVRELEAWGAVFDRTAQGKILQRNFGGHKYPRLAHVGDRTGLEMIRTLQDHGVHQGIDVHMERVIITLLKDGDRVVGAFGYDRERGRFQLYRAKAVVLATGGIGRAYKITSNSWEYTADGLALAYRAGAELKDMEFVQFHPTGMVWPPSVRGILVTEGVRGEGGILKNKEGRRFMFDDIPPLYKSQTADNPEEGWRYTQGDRSARRPPELLTRDHVARAIVREVREGRGSPHGGVFLDIAWIREKMLHSAEHIKRKLPSMYHQFKQLADIDITKEPMEVGPTTHYMMGGVRVNPETQMSSVPGLFAAGECAAGLHGANRLGGNSLSDLLVFGKRAGAHAAAFALAHQAGQVNPDEVEAAARRALEPFDRSSGESPFLIQRDLQEAMQDLVGIVRREEEMHRALEVIEQLEGRARRAGVLGNREYNPGWHTTLDLSNLLLMSEAITRAAIERKESRGAHFRDDYPGRDDSTGKSNLIICLGPDGKMQISRRPLPEMPAELKQIIEEIK; translated from the coding sequence ATGCCGGAATACCAGATTTACGAGCACGATGTTCTGGTGATCGGCGCGGGAGGAGCGGGGCTTCGCGCCGCAATTGCTGCCTCGGCCGCGGGCGTGTCAGTAGGTATTGTCACCAAGAGTCTGCTCGGCAAGGCCCATACGGTGATGGCAGAAGGGGGGATTGCGGCGGCGCTCGCCAATGTGGACGAGCGCGACAATTGGAAGGTCCACTTTGCGGACACGATGCGCGGCGGCCAGTACCTGAATGACCCTCGAATGGCCCAGATCCATGCCCAGGAAGCGCCGGACTGCGTCCGCGAGCTTGAGGCGTGGGGAGCGGTGTTCGACCGGACTGCACAGGGCAAGATCCTTCAGCGTAACTTCGGGGGCCACAAATATCCGCGGCTGGCGCACGTGGGGGACCGCACCGGTCTCGAGATGATTCGCACCCTGCAGGACCACGGGGTTCACCAGGGAATCGACGTACACATGGAGCGCGTCATCATCACGCTGCTGAAAGACGGTGACCGCGTTGTTGGGGCCTTCGGCTACGACCGCGAGCGGGGACGCTTCCAACTCTACCGGGCCAAGGCGGTTGTCCTGGCAACGGGCGGGATCGGCCGCGCTTATAAGATTACCAGCAACAGTTGGGAGTACACGGCGGACGGCTTAGCGCTTGCCTATCGAGCCGGCGCGGAACTCAAAGACATGGAATTTGTGCAGTTCCACCCCACTGGGATGGTGTGGCCGCCCAGCGTACGCGGCATCCTGGTGACGGAAGGAGTTCGCGGTGAAGGAGGCATTCTAAAAAACAAGGAGGGCCGGCGGTTCATGTTTGATGACATCCCTCCTCTTTACAAAAGTCAAACTGCAGATAACCCCGAGGAGGGCTGGCGGTATACCCAGGGTGACAGGTCAGCGCGCCGCCCCCCGGAGCTTCTTACCCGCGACCACGTGGCGCGGGCCATTGTGCGGGAAGTTCGCGAAGGGCGTGGAAGTCCGCACGGGGGAGTGTTCCTGGATATCGCATGGATCAGGGAAAAGATGCTGCATTCGGCGGAACACATCAAGAGAAAGCTCCCCAGCATGTATCACCAGTTCAAACAACTGGCGGATATCGACATTACAAAGGAACCCATGGAGGTGGGCCCCACAACGCACTATATGATGGGCGGCGTGCGGGTCAACCCGGAAACTCAAATGTCGAGCGTGCCGGGACTCTTCGCCGCCGGCGAATGCGCCGCCGGGCTGCACGGGGCGAACCGCCTGGGCGGCAATTCGCTTTCAGATCTGCTGGTTTTCGGCAAGCGGGCAGGAGCCCACGCCGCAGCCTTTGCCCTGGCACATCAGGCAGGCCAGGTAAATCCTGACGAGGTGGAGGCGGCAGCGCGGCGGGCCCTCGAACCCTTTGACCGATCTTCAGGAGAGAGCCCTTTCCTCATCCAGCGCGATTTGCAGGAGGCCATGCAAGACCTCGTTGGAATCGTGCGGCGCGAAGAAGAAATGCATCGGGCGCTTGAAGTGATCGAACAACTGGAAGGGAGAGCGCGCCGGGCGGGGGTCCTGGGAAATCGGGAATACAATCCCGGCTGGCACACGACGCTGGACCTCTCGAACCTTCTACTGATGTCCGAGGCCATCACCCGAGCGGCAATCGAGCGGAAAGAGAGCCGGGGGGCGCATTTCCGTGACGATTATCCGGGACGTGATGATTCAACCGGAAAGTCCAACCTTATAATTTGCCTGGGGCCTGACGGGAAAATGCAAATCTCGCGCCGGCCCCTCCCGGAGATGCCGGCGGAACTCAAGCAGATTATTGAGGAGATAAAATAA
- a CDS encoding energy transducer TonB yields MALTFLLNVAGFIAYLVYSAAKTSNWKRASLPIAYMIEAMVIGVMVIIPLVHSETLPKASLGLVTIPVPPAPPRAAARRVVVQRISVQGLEKEPPVIPKTIARSKHQPAAPSNGIGVVGSIPGVPSGQSDGMIGSLIGMTTPPPPSPPHPQTVKRILRGGVVEAANLIYGPKPEYPQLAKTARIQGTVRLEALIATDGTIKDLKVLSGHPLLVKAALEAVERWRYRPTLLNGQPVEVETEIDVNFAMEQ; encoded by the coding sequence ATGGCACTGACGTTCCTGTTGAATGTCGCTGGTTTCATCGCTTACCTGGTTTACAGCGCGGCCAAAACCAGCAACTGGAAGCGCGCGAGTCTGCCGATCGCTTACATGATCGAGGCGATGGTGATCGGCGTGATGGTGATCATTCCGCTGGTCCACTCGGAGACACTGCCGAAGGCGTCGCTGGGTCTGGTAACGATTCCCGTCCCGCCAGCGCCGCCCCGCGCCGCTGCTCGCCGCGTGGTTGTTCAAAGAATCAGCGTACAGGGCCTGGAGAAGGAGCCGCCCGTGATTCCGAAAACCATTGCACGATCCAAACATCAACCTGCTGCGCCTTCCAACGGCATCGGAGTGGTGGGAAGCATACCTGGCGTGCCGAGCGGCCAATCGGACGGGATGATCGGCAGCTTGATTGGCATGACGACGCCGCCACCGCCGAGTCCACCACACCCTCAAACAGTCAAACGCATACTGCGGGGCGGCGTGGTCGAAGCAGCTAACCTGATCTATGGTCCGAAACCAGAGTACCCTCAGCTTGCCAAAACGGCGCGCATCCAGGGCACCGTGCGGCTGGAAGCCCTGATTGCAACGGACGGCACGATTAAGGACCTGAAGGTCCTGAGCGGTCACCCGCTCCTGGTGAAAGCGGCGCTTGAGGCCGTCGAACGATGGCGATATCGGCCGACCCTGCTGAACGGCCAGCCTGTGGAAGTTGAAACCGAGATCGACGTAAACTTCGCTATGGAACAATAA
- a CDS encoding MFS transporter: MRDIGNSVLSAPSSRIRRIQKTALILLLFSGVINYVDRASLAVGLPLIRQDLGISIAHSGVLLSAFLLVYAFCQLPAGAVVDRFGARLVLSTGLVLWSFAQMLGGLVSSFRQFLAVRGLLGVGESPQFPSCARIVTDWFAQRDRGLATGIWNCASSLGTAIAVPLLTILMLRLGWRWMFITMGIAGLLIGLAFYAVHRDPKQLRLTDAELEYLSSAEREMRPMEFRDWGKLFGFGTTWGMLCGFFGIVYMNWLYFAWLPQYLEIQWHLSIARTGWVAAIPFTCGVVGSLAVGRVCDVLSRRGFSAINSCKIPVIAAMFGVVLCTVLAAYSSSSIFAVVCISISLFMLNGSSTAAWAMATVAAPKNYAASLGSIQNFGGYLGGTLAPVATGYMVQATSSFQSALLVASGIGLLAGIGHLFLVREPISFAGDEK, encoded by the coding sequence ATGCGCGACATCGGCAATTCGGTGCTCTCTGCTCCCTCAAGCCGCATTCGGCGCATTCAGAAAACAGCGCTGATTCTTCTTCTTTTCAGCGGCGTCATCAATTATGTTGACCGGGCCAGCCTGGCCGTTGGCCTGCCACTCATCCGGCAGGATCTGGGCATTTCCATTGCTCACAGCGGCGTTCTGCTCTCGGCATTTCTTCTGGTTTATGCCTTTTGTCAGCTGCCTGCCGGGGCAGTGGTGGACCGTTTTGGCGCACGCCTGGTACTTTCCACAGGACTCGTCCTATGGTCATTTGCCCAGATGCTGGGAGGGCTGGTCTCCAGCTTCCGGCAGTTTTTGGCTGTGCGCGGTTTGCTGGGGGTTGGCGAATCACCGCAGTTTCCAAGTTGTGCCCGTATTGTTACCGACTGGTTCGCCCAGCGCGATCGGGGTCTGGCCACCGGCATCTGGAATTGTGCGAGCAGCCTGGGGACAGCCATTGCCGTTCCGCTTCTAACCATACTCATGCTTCGTCTCGGCTGGCGCTGGATGTTCATCACGATGGGTATCGCCGGCCTGCTTATAGGGTTAGCTTTCTACGCCGTGCACCGTGACCCCAAACAGTTGCGCCTGACGGATGCCGAGTTGGAATATCTTTCCAGCGCGGAGCGTGAGATGCGGCCCATGGAGTTTCGCGACTGGGGAAAGCTATTTGGGTTCGGCACGACATGGGGGATGTTGTGTGGTTTTTTTGGCATTGTTTACATGAATTGGCTCTATTTCGCATGGCTGCCCCAATATCTCGAAATCCAATGGCACCTCAGCATCGCCAGGACCGGGTGGGTGGCCGCCATTCCCTTCACTTGTGGAGTCGTCGGCAGCCTGGCCGTGGGCCGCGTGTGCGATGTCCTTTCCAGGCGCGGGTTTTCTGCGATCAACAGCTGTAAAATTCCGGTAATCGCCGCGATGTTCGGGGTGGTCCTGTGTACGGTGTTGGCAGCGTACAGTTCAAGCAGCATTTTCGCGGTTGTCTGTATTTCGATATCTCTTTTTATGCTCAACGGCAGCAGCACGGCCGCCTGGGCAATGGCCACAGTTGCCGCGCCGAAGAACTACGCGGCGTCTCTCGGCTCCATCCAGAATTTTGGCGGGTATCTGGGCGGTACATTAGCTCCTGTGGCTACTGGTTACATGGTGCAGGCAACATCATCCTTCCAGTCAGCGCTGCTGGTCGCTTCCGGCATCGGGCTGCTTGCTGGCATCGGGCATCTCTTTCTTGTCAGAGAACCCATTTCCTTTGCCGGCGATGAAAAATGA
- a CDS encoding succinate dehydrogenase/fumarate reductase iron-sulfur subunit, with the protein MAKATFRIWRGDSNGGEFRDYTTEITQGMVVLDAVHEIQANQAQDLAVRWNCKVGRCGSCSAEINGMPKLMCMTRLSQLPLEAPITIQPMRTFTLVKDLVTDVSWNYEVKKKIKPFRPRKPDFPDGTWRMIQEDVDRIQEFHKCIECFLCQDVCHVLREHRLHQQFVGPRFFVYIASLDMHPMDVEDRVEDLKNAEGIGFCNITKCCTKVCPEEIRITDNAIIPLKERVVDRYFDFLRKAFNLFLGRKNRRALSNQ; encoded by the coding sequence ATGGCCAAGGCAACCTTCAGGATTTGGCGCGGCGATTCGAACGGTGGAGAGTTCCGAGACTACACAACAGAGATAACGCAGGGAATGGTGGTTCTCGACGCCGTTCACGAAATCCAGGCAAACCAGGCGCAGGATCTGGCGGTGCGCTGGAATTGCAAAGTTGGGAGATGCGGTTCGTGCTCGGCGGAAATCAATGGAATGCCGAAGCTGATGTGCATGACGCGCCTGAGCCAATTGCCGTTGGAGGCGCCCATCACCATCCAGCCCATGCGGACTTTCACTTTGGTCAAGGACCTCGTCACAGACGTCTCCTGGAATTATGAGGTCAAGAAAAAGATCAAACCCTTCAGGCCGCGCAAGCCGGACTTTCCTGATGGCACCTGGCGAATGATCCAGGAGGACGTTGACCGCATCCAGGAATTTCACAAGTGTATCGAGTGCTTCCTCTGCCAGGACGTGTGCCACGTACTGCGCGAGCATCGCCTGCATCAACAGTTCGTCGGCCCGCGGTTCTTCGTCTATATCGCTTCGCTCGATATGCACCCTATGGATGTCGAAGACCGGGTTGAAGATCTGAAAAACGCTGAAGGCATTGGATTCTGCAATATTACGAAATGCTGTACCAAGGTCTGCCCTGAGGAAATTCGCATTACCGACAACGCCATCATTCCGCTTAAAGAGAGAGTGGTTGACCGCTACTTCGATTTCCTGAGAAAAGCGTTCAATCTGTTTCTTGGCAGAAAAAACCGGCGTGCCTTAAGCAATCAGTAA
- a CDS encoding YbaK/EbsC family protein: protein MPSKSPLETSQPRSNRGCGRQTQGRWLPRSLPVGGRDDRETIITERGGRDERQANMEARRPFCKQMATAGAPAASGPVIIAEAAGSRTVREILRIREGSLETEILRASCERPLSQGKEDAMSMSQRLQEFLDSKNIRFELLPHYPAFPAQKTAQSLHVSGKHFAKSVILHADGRLVMAVLPASHRLNLHDLRQELEVRHLEMAPENEVERICEDCELGAFPPFGHFYGMETWVDRALTNSEEIVFNAGTHTEAIRMRYADYVKIENPRMASFADPESMAA from the coding sequence ATGCCATCGAAATCCCCGCTGGAGACGTCACAACCGCGCAGCAACAGAGGGTGCGGTCGCCAGACGCAGGGAAGATGGCTGCCCCGCTCCCTTCCCGTCGGCGGGAGAGATGACAGAGAAACAATAATCACAGAGCGAGGAGGCCGAGATGAAAGGCAAGCCAACATGGAAGCCCGTCGGCCTTTCTGCAAACAAATGGCAACAGCCGGGGCCCCGGCGGCATCCGGTCCGGTTATTATCGCCGAAGCGGCAGGCTCCAGGACCGTTCGAGAGATACTTCGGATTCGGGAAGGCTCCCTCGAAACAGAAATCCTGAGGGCCTCGTGTGAAAGGCCCTTATCACAAGGGAAGGAGGATGCGATGTCAATGTCTCAACGATTGCAGGAGTTCCTTGATTCAAAAAACATTCGATTTGAATTGCTTCCTCACTATCCGGCGTTCCCCGCCCAGAAGACAGCGCAATCGCTGCATGTTTCTGGCAAGCATTTTGCCAAATCGGTCATTCTCCATGCAGACGGGCGCCTGGTGATGGCGGTTCTCCCCGCATCACACCGGCTGAATCTCCATGACCTCAGGCAGGAACTCGAGGTGCGGCACCTCGAAATGGCGCCGGAGAACGAGGTCGAAAGAATCTGCGAGGATTGTGAACTGGGAGCGTTCCCACCGTTCGGGCACTTCTATGGCATGGAAACCTGGGTGGATCGCGCACTCACCAATTCGGAGGAAATTGTATTCAACGCCGGTACGCACACCGAGGCAATCCGCATGAGGTACGCCGATTACGTCAAGATCGAAAACCCTAGAATGGCAAGCTTTGCAGACCCGGAATCGATGGCAGCGTAG
- a CDS encoding succinate dehydrogenase — MANINMPITRAGFGQTVRRDLWWVQPLMVFLGLSAFVVYATWAALQGTHYRFGPYLSPFYSPELFGDPVHAWFGAKPSWYPGWLPFSPAILILWAPGGFRLTCYYYRGAYYKAFWADPPSCTVGEPRKCYRGERSLPLVLQNFHRYFLYIALPFLVILATDAWRGFWFDGHFGVRVGSLVLVINVFLLASYTLGCHSLRHLTGGLMDALSPARKKVYNCVSALNTCHMRYAWLSLFWVAFADFYVRMCSMGIWPDWRIF; from the coding sequence ATGGCGAATATCAACATGCCCATTACCAGGGCAGGGTTTGGCCAGACGGTCCGAAGGGATTTGTGGTGGGTACAACCGTTGATGGTTTTCCTGGGTCTCTCTGCTTTTGTGGTTTATGCCACATGGGCTGCTCTCCAGGGAACCCACTACCGCTTTGGTCCCTACCTCTCGCCTTTTTACTCACCTGAGTTGTTTGGCGATCCTGTACACGCATGGTTCGGCGCCAAGCCTTCATGGTACCCAGGCTGGCTTCCGTTTTCTCCAGCGATTCTAATCCTGTGGGCGCCGGGTGGATTTCGCCTTACCTGCTATTACTACCGAGGGGCCTATTACAAGGCCTTCTGGGCGGACCCGCCCTCCTGCACCGTGGGCGAGCCGCGCAAATGCTACCGTGGTGAGCGTTCCCTGCCTCTGGTTCTGCAGAATTTTCACCGTTACTTCCTTTACATCGCGCTGCCCTTCCTCGTCATCCTCGCCACCGACGCCTGGAGGGGTTTTTGGTTCGACGGGCACTTCGGTGTTCGCGTAGGAAGCCTTGTGCTTGTCATTAACGTATTCCTGCTGGCGTCCTATACCCTGGGATGTCATTCGCTTCGGCATCTCACGGGCGGCCTGATGGATGCCTTGTCGCCAGCCCGGAAGAAAGTCTATAACTGCGTCAGCGCGTTGAACACCTGCCACATGAGATATGCGTGGCTCAGTCTGTTCTGGGTGGCCTTTGCGGATTTCTACGTAAGAATGTGCTCGATGGGAATATGGCCGGACTGGAGGATCTTTTAA
- a CDS encoding choice-of-anchor D domain-containing protein has translation MSTSDPAITIPTSITIPAGSVSQQVPFQIGAAFNPSHVFSVQAQLGTETETAYGTQATRLEGFTMYLAFTSYTVAGGQTTPDYLLNLGSVEGYSTTVQLQCMGLPVGASCLLGDSQITLTGYGAITSLTIETSSSVPAGTYTFTVNATDGTISRQATGTLVVVQGPALQITPASLSFPMQTVGTTSSPQTVTVTNSGGATMKLSVSLDGAITPDPNFAETNNCGGSLDAGKSCAVTVSFTPTVTGSVSGAVNVDANILGPTRQDVNLIGTAEGKLLKLSTSSLNFNTQIYVGQTSPAQPVTVWNTGTVPINFSGITITGTNAADFVLAPGTECSVGAQLGVGFGCTINVTFAPSASGTRSATLDIADDVSGSPQSVNLSGSASPPDFTMGPAPGTPSSVTVTAGGSATFTIAVAPLGAFNQSVTLSCPGAPLEATCSVSPSSVTLSGSGPQNVTVTVTTMARSTAMPPEPFPPTTPPRVWWVTLALVALNLFAWWLELRAPLGQPWRHVSLGTLARVGPNRAVALGSILLAVTLWASCGGGGSSAAPSSPGTPPGNYGMIVNGTSGNLSHSTTLTLVVK, from the coding sequence TTGTCTACTAGCGACCCGGCCATTACCATCCCGACCAGCATTACGATTCCCGCGGGATCGGTGAGCCAGCAAGTTCCGTTTCAGATTGGCGCGGCATTCAATCCCAGCCACGTTTTCTCTGTCCAGGCCCAGCTTGGGACGGAAACCGAAACGGCCTATGGCACCCAGGCGACCCGCTTAGAAGGGTTCACGATGTACCTGGCTTTTACCTCCTACACTGTGGCCGGCGGCCAGACGACCCCCGATTATCTGCTTAATCTTGGTTCGGTTGAAGGGTACTCAACCACCGTCCAACTGCAGTGCATGGGCCTGCCGGTGGGCGCTTCCTGCCTCCTTGGCGATTCACAGATCACGCTCACAGGCTATGGGGCGATAACCAGCCTCACGATTGAGACGTCATCGAGCGTTCCGGCGGGAACTTATACCTTCACAGTGAACGCTACCGACGGCACCATTAGCAGGCAGGCCACGGGGACGCTGGTGGTGGTCCAGGGTCCCGCCCTTCAGATTACTCCAGCTAGTTTGTCGTTCCCCATGCAGACCGTGGGCACAACCAGCTCACCGCAGACCGTGACCGTCACCAATTCCGGCGGCGCAACCATGAAACTTTCCGTCTCGCTGGATGGCGCCATCACACCTGATCCGAACTTTGCAGAAACCAATAATTGCGGAGGCAGTCTGGACGCCGGCAAAAGTTGCGCCGTTACCGTCAGCTTCACTCCAACGGTAACAGGTTCTGTGAGCGGGGCCGTTAATGTTGATGCGAATATACTCGGCCCGACGAGGCAAGATGTAAACTTGATTGGCACGGCGGAAGGGAAGCTGCTCAAACTCTCCACTTCAAGCTTGAATTTTAATACTCAGATATACGTAGGGCAGACAAGCCCCGCTCAGCCGGTGACGGTCTGGAACACCGGAACCGTGCCCATCAACTTTTCCGGCATCACGATCACGGGCACAAATGCGGCGGACTTTGTTCTGGCCCCAGGTACTGAGTGTTCGGTGGGCGCGCAACTGGGAGTCGGCTTCGGCTGCACCATCAACGTCACCTTTGCGCCCTCGGCATCTGGAACGCGGAGCGCCACCCTGGACATCGCGGACGACGTGAGCGGCAGTCCACAAAGCGTCAACTTGAGCGGGAGCGCCAGCCCGCCGGATTTCACAATGGGTCCAGCGCCAGGGACACCCTCAAGTGTGACGGTGACGGCGGGAGGTTCAGCCACCTTTACAATTGCCGTCGCCCCGCTAGGTGCGTTCAATCAATCTGTGACGCTAAGTTGCCCGGGTGCGCCGTTGGAAGCGACGTGTTCGGTGTCCCCCTCGTCCGTGACACTGAGTGGCTCAGGCCCCCAGAACGTGACAGTAACCGTAACGACAATGGCGCGCTCGACGGCCATGCCGCCCGAACCGTTTCCTCCTACCACACCACCCAGGGTATGGTGGGTTACGCTGGCGCTAGTGGCATTGAACCTGTTCGCCTGGTGGTTGGAGCTTCGAGCACCATTGGGCCAGCCATGGCGTCACGTTTCCCTCGGAACGCTTGCCCGCGTGGGTCCGAATCGTGCTGTCGCGCTGGGCTCCATCCTGCTTGCCGTCACGTTATGGGCATCGTGCGGAGGCGGAGGCTCTAGCGCGGCTCCAAGCTCGCCCGGCACCCCGCCGGGCAATTACGGCATGATTGTCAATGGAACCTCTGGCAACCTAAGCCATTCGACCACGCTCACGCTGGTTGTGAAGTAG
- a CDS encoding ABC-F family ATP-binding cassette domain-containing protein yields the protein MIQLSSGKKQFGHKVLFEGLDWLLTPGDRVGLVGGNGTGKSTLLKVLAGLETLDDGTLSAAKGITRGYLPQDGLALGGCSLLEECLSVFGDLLAMEREIEGLTHRMADLDPAGEEYERVAERYHALETEFQHRDGYSLEAQAGIVLNGLGFSREDQARPTQEFSGGWQMRIALAKLLLTKPNLLLLDEPTNHLDLQARNWLEQYLESYPHAFVLVSHDRYFLDVTVNKIVEIWNRRAWFYTGNYDRYLTQKEERKAQLEAAYRNQQDRIHHLEVFINRFRYQATKARQVQSRIKELEKIERIELPPEEKTIHFSFPQPPPSGRLVAEFQRVAKSYGEKQVFAGVDFAINRGDRVALVGANGAGKSTLIKLLAGVEHVTAGKTHLGHNVEADYFAQDQYNTLDPEARLIDDIENAAPAVLSGQTQLRTLLGSFLFSEDEVFKRIGVLSGGERNRYALARMLLRPANFLLLDEPTNHLDLRAKDVLLEALRKYTGTVVFVSHDRYFIDKLATRVFEIGGGEVHDYPGNYEDYLWQKNGRSPRPEEWEMETPAVAPANANGNESEEGPDVPAKKLNPILVRQMENRGEELEEAIARAEAEIASCELDLASFRSTEESIRLSKRIDELRHGIVEMMHEWEKIEMSLDGSTGRS from the coding sequence ATGATTCAACTTTCTTCAGGCAAGAAACAATTCGGCCACAAAGTACTGTTTGAAGGCCTCGACTGGCTTTTGACCCCGGGCGACCGCGTCGGACTGGTGGGCGGGAATGGCACCGGCAAGTCAACCTTACTGAAGGTGCTGGCTGGACTTGAGACTCTTGACGATGGAACACTCTCCGCCGCCAAAGGCATTACTCGAGGGTACCTTCCCCAGGACGGCCTTGCGCTCGGCGGCTGCAGCCTCCTCGAAGAGTGCCTTTCAGTGTTTGGAGACCTGCTCGCAATGGAAAGGGAGATTGAGGGACTCACTCATCGGATGGCGGACCTTGACCCGGCGGGTGAGGAGTACGAGCGAGTGGCCGAGCGTTACCACGCACTCGAGACGGAGTTCCAGCATCGCGATGGGTATTCACTGGAAGCGCAAGCGGGCATTGTCCTTAATGGGCTGGGATTCTCGCGGGAGGATCAGGCGCGTCCCACGCAGGAGTTTTCAGGCGGCTGGCAGATGCGCATCGCGCTGGCTAAACTCCTGCTGACCAAACCTAATCTACTGCTGCTGGATGAGCCCACCAATCACCTCGATCTGCAAGCTCGCAACTGGCTTGAACAGTACCTTGAAAGTTATCCGCACGCCTTTGTCCTCGTGTCGCACGATCGCTATTTTCTTGACGTGACGGTCAACAAGATTGTTGAAATCTGGAACCGGCGTGCCTGGTTTTACACGGGTAACTACGACCGTTATCTCACGCAGAAAGAAGAACGCAAAGCGCAGCTTGAGGCGGCTTACAGGAACCAGCAGGACCGCATCCACCATCTGGAGGTGTTCATCAATCGCTTCCGTTACCAGGCAACGAAGGCGCGGCAGGTGCAAAGCCGGATCAAAGAGCTGGAGAAGATCGAAAGGATCGAGCTGCCGCCCGAGGAGAAAACCATTCACTTCTCGTTCCCGCAGCCGCCGCCAAGCGGACGCCTGGTCGCTGAGTTTCAGAGGGTCGCCAAGAGCTACGGCGAGAAGCAAGTGTTCGCGGGCGTAGACTTTGCCATCAATCGGGGCGATCGCGTGGCTCTGGTAGGGGCAAACGGCGCCGGGAAATCCACTTTGATCAAGCTGCTGGCCGGTGTCGAACACGTGACGGCAGGGAAAACACATCTGGGCCATAACGTGGAAGCGGATTACTTCGCACAGGACCAGTACAATACGCTCGACCCGGAAGCCCGCCTGATCGACGACATTGAGAATGCGGCGCCGGCAGTGCTTAGCGGCCAGACCCAACTGCGCACACTGCTGGGAAGTTTTCTGTTTTCTGAGGATGAAGTTTTCAAGCGCATCGGTGTGCTTTCCGGCGGGGAGCGCAATCGTTACGCACTTGCGCGCATGCTGCTACGTCCCGCGAATTTTCTGCTGCTCGATGAGCCCACCAATCACCTGGACCTGCGCGCCAAAGACGTGCTGCTGGAAGCGCTGCGAAAATACACTGGCACCGTGGTGTTCGTTTCACACGACCGCTACTTTATCGACAAACTGGCCACGCGAGTCTTCGAAATCGGTGGCGGAGAAGTCCACGACTACCCTGGCAACTACGAGGACTACTTGTGGCAGAAAAATGGACGATCACCACGCCCGGAGGAATGGGAGATGGAAACACCGGCTGTTGCACCCGCCAATGCCAACGGTAATGAGAGCGAGGAAGGGCCGGACGTGCCGGCAAAAAAACTCAATCCGATCCTGGTTCGCCAGATGGAAAATCGCGGAGAGGAGCTCGAAGAGGCTATCGCACGCGCGGAAGCGGAAATTGCCTCCTGCGAGCTCGATCTTGCAAGCTTCAGAAGCACCGAGGAATCGATTCGCCTCTCGAAGAGAATTGACGAGCTGCGCCACGGCATTGTTGAGATGATGCACGAGTGGGAAAAGATTGAGATGTCCCTCGATGGATCCACAGGGCGGAGTTGA